In a single window of the Bacteroidota bacterium genome:
- the arsC gene encoding arsenate reductase (glutaredoxin) (This arsenate reductase requires both glutathione and glutaredoxin to convert arsenate to arsenite, after which the efflux transporter formed by ArsA and ArsB can extrude the arsenite from the cell, providing resistance.), with protein MIKIFHNNRCKKSREGLEFLKSKTSDFEIVDYLNNPPNADEMKTVLNQLGMTALEMVRKNEDIWKQKFKGKEMSEEEIINAMIKNPKLIERPIIIKDGKAVLARPVENIEKLF; from the coding sequence ATGATAAAAATATTTCACAATAACAGATGTAAAAAAAGTCGTGAAGGACTTGAATTCTTGAAAAGCAAAACAAGTGATTTCGAAATTGTTGATTATTTGAACAATCCTCCAAATGCTGATGAGATGAAAACGGTATTAAACCAGCTTGGAATGACTGCTTTGGAAATGGTCAGGAAAAATGAAGACATTTGGAAACAAAAATTCAAAGGCAAGGAAATGAGCGAAGAAGAGATCATAAATGCCATGATTAAAAACCCAAAGCTTATTGAAAGACCCATTATTATAAAAGATGGAAAAGCAGTTCTTGCGCGTCCTGTAGAGAATATTGAGAAATTGTTTTAG
- the dacB gene encoding D-alanyl-D-alanine carboxypeptidase/D-alanyl-D-alanine-endopeptidase, which yields MKKIAIVSLILLFSFLSLVNSCVGKQQALLYSKYQNHSFDSLQINYNAATDLAINSFANELSMQNASIGFLLIDPSNQDIISDYNSDKALIPASTMKLFTTATALEVLGSDTSFSTWIEYSGNFDTEYGVLNGNIFIKGGGDPCLGSKAYNHRYYQPYFLEAWAKAIKDMGIHVINGDIIADELVFDTDITPDGWNWIDIPAYYGSAASGLSIFENTYTLSIQPEAVGKYLVPYQDIKPFIPDFYVENHLHYSQDGSQYLDLIGSYYSNYRIVKGKIPKNKSEITIEGSIPDPPYLAAWYLKRELEEAGVKISGKASSMRQLHSENVKLDKKRYPITSIISPNLSQIVTRTNLRSNNLYAEHLISHIAHAQTGLGSTSVGSAAIIKYWNSRGLNTDGMFVGDGSGLSRSNTLTSKQLVHLLYLMRKSKVNGQLYFESLPVSGVSGTLRKFATSATAKGKIHAKSGSMNRIKSYAGYIECKSGNELIFAFIVNNYNGNSSEIRALMAKVLESVIQNN from the coding sequence ATGAAGAAAATAGCAATAGTAAGTTTAATTCTGCTTTTCTCATTTTTGAGTTTGGTTAATTCGTGCGTTGGCAAACAGCAAGCTCTTTTATATTCAAAATACCAGAATCATTCTTTTGATAGTTTGCAAATTAATTATAATGCTGCGACTGACCTGGCCATTAATAGCTTTGCTAATGAGCTATCTATGCAAAATGCCAGTATTGGTTTTTTGTTGATTGATCCTTCAAATCAGGATATAATTAGTGATTACAATTCAGATAAGGCACTAATACCAGCTTCAACCATGAAGTTATTTACTACCGCCACTGCCTTGGAAGTTTTAGGATCAGATACATCCTTTTCAACTTGGATTGAATATAGTGGCAATTTTGATACAGAATATGGTGTTTTAAATGGAAATATTTTTATTAAAGGTGGGGGAGATCCTTGTTTGGGATCGAAAGCATATAACCATCGATATTATCAACCCTATTTTTTAGAAGCCTGGGCAAAGGCAATTAAGGATATGGGTATTCATGTGATAAATGGAGATATTATAGCCGATGAACTGGTTTTTGATACCGACATAACTCCTGATGGCTGGAACTGGATAGACATTCCTGCCTATTACGGAAGCGCAGCTTCTGGTTTATCCATTTTTGAAAACACCTATACGTTGTCTATTCAGCCAGAAGCAGTAGGGAAATATTTGGTTCCTTATCAGGACATCAAACCATTTATACCCGATTTTTATGTTGAAAATCATTTGCATTATAGTCAGGATGGATCGCAATATCTTGATCTGATTGGGAGCTATTATTCAAATTACCGCATTGTAAAAGGGAAAATACCTAAAAACAAAAGCGAAATTACAATTGAAGGTTCTATTCCTGATCCTCCTTATTTGGCTGCATGGTATTTAAAAAGAGAACTCGAGGAAGCAGGCGTAAAAATTAGTGGCAAAGCAAGTAGTATGCGACAACTACATTCCGAAAATGTAAAACTCGATAAAAAACGATATCCCATTACGTCCATCATTTCGCCAAATCTGTCCCAGATTGTTACTCGTACCAACCTCAGAAGCAATAATTTGTATGCAGAACATTTAATCAGTCATATAGCCCATGCACAAACTGGCTTAGGTTCAACTTCAGTTGGCTCAGCTGCTATTATAAAATATTGGAATTCAAGAGGTTTGAATACTGATGGAATGTTTGTAGGTGATGGTAGTGGCTTGTCGAGAAGTAATACGTTAACAAGCAAACAACTGGTTCATTTGTTATATTTAATGCGTAAATCAAAAGTAAATGGACAATTGTATTTCGAATCACTACCCGTTTCAGGTGTTTCTGGTACGCTCAGAAAGTTTGCTACTTCTGCAACCGCTAAAGGAAAAATTCATGCAAAAAGTGGCTCGATGAACCGGATTAAAAGCT
- a CDS encoding T9SS type A sorting domain-containing protein, producing MKSKNRKQSLDIQLAAYSVIAVGVMANPLASDAQVLYTDLYEDVQKTDTAEYIFDINEDKFHDLRVFSGFHDNGQFVNMQLGDSVEVLGNTYGYYFYPFALDQGASIDGNNPNWHDRDYGTMNWQSNNDYGNWIGVEDKYVGIKIILNGNSYFGWARLDVDVDAKKFIVKDYAFEFRSGHAIICGEALTTYGISELTAVDVADQGDPSDMQISFRKAIDETKVNEYRIILVKTTDTIQLSPALAMTLSSDYYTTVAKTGNDIMTTLPTNAKDKNGDLIKNGVYYKAYVLSVPDGVNATEPILSTNQKYVVLHVPSSEAGKPTAIDISDHNNGSDVQVNFAMASDESKVSQYRIFVIKTEKVNSFTIDVAKACGPAKFINVDKTGSDIEKVLDASLKDTDGDLIKDNTNYHVYIMSIADGVFASKNVLSEPSDQFKLSSKVSILADKYNAFNPYNSDNKLVLSTDFLIPSGSQLQVFSVDGQLQLERKEISSNEEIPHSLSNGVYIMLLLTPDNQYYKKIVISN from the coding sequence ATGAAATCCAAAAACAGAAAACAATCACTCGATATTCAATTAGCAGCTTATTCCGTAATCGCAGTTGGTGTTATGGCTAATCCGCTAGCATCTGATGCACAAGTTCTTTATACTGATTTGTATGAAGATGTTCAAAAAACAGATACTGCAGAATATATTTTTGATATAAACGAAGATAAATTCCACGATTTACGGGTTTTTTCCGGATTTCATGATAATGGACAGTTTGTAAATATGCAATTGGGCGATAGTGTAGAAGTATTGGGTAACACCTATGGTTATTATTTTTACCCTTTTGCTTTAGATCAGGGTGCTAGTATTGATGGTAATAATCCAAATTGGCATGATAGAGATTATGGCACCATGAATTGGCAAAGCAATAACGATTATGGAAATTGGATAGGCGTAGAGGATAAGTATGTAGGAATCAAAATAATTTTGAACGGAAATTCATACTTCGGATGGGCACGCCTGGATGTAGATGTTGATGCGAAGAAATTTATTGTGAAAGATTATGCTTTTGAATTTCGTTCCGGACATGCCATTATCTGTGGCGAAGCTTTAACAACCTACGGTATTAGCGAACTAACGGCAGTAGATGTTGCCGATCAAGGCGATCCGTCCGATATGCAAATAAGTTTCAGAAAAGCCATTGATGAAACAAAAGTCAATGAATACCGTATAATCCTTGTAAAAACCACTGATACCATACAATTAAGTCCTGCTTTGGCCATGACATTGTCATCAGATTATTACACTACAGTTGCAAAAACGGGTAACGATATTATGACGACTCTACCAACAAATGCTAAAGATAAAAATGGTGATCTGATTAAGAATGGTGTTTATTACAAAGCCTATGTGTTGAGTGTTCCCGATGGTGTTAACGCCACTGAACCTATCTTGTCAACTAATCAGAAATATGTAGTATTGCATGTTCCTTCCTCTGAAGCTGGCAAACCTACTGCAATCGATATTAGCGATCATAACAATGGGAGTGATGTACAGGTTAATTTTGCTATGGCTTCTGATGAGAGTAAAGTTAGCCAGTATCGCATATTTGTGATCAAAACAGAGAAAGTGAATAGCTTTACAATCGATGTGGCCAAAGCTTGTGGCCCTGCAAAATTCATTAATGTCGACAAAACCGGAAGTGATATCGAAAAAGTACTGGACGCTAGTTTAAAAGATACGGATGGTGATTTAATTAAAGACAATACGAATTATCATGTTTATATTATGAGCATTGCAGATGGTGTTTTTGCTTCTAAAAATGTATTGTCAGAACCTTCTGATCAGTTTAAATTAAGTAGTAAAGTTTCCATTTTAGCAGATAAATACAATGCTTTTAATCCGTATAATTCAGATAATAAATTAGTCCTATCAACTGATTTTCTTATTCCTTCTGGAAGCCAATTGCAGGTTTTTAGTGTGGATGGTCAACTTCAATTAGAGCGTAAGGAGATTTCATCAAATGAGGAAATTCCACATAGCTTAAGCAATGGTGTTTATATTATGCTATTATTAACGCCAGACAATCAGTATTATAAAAAGATTGTTATAAGCAATTAA
- a CDS encoding T9SS type A sorting domain-containing protein → MKKEKFTQSSLESKLKTYSAIAAGVVAATSVSNAQIVYTDVNPDVMLSDSSYMIDLNQDAVGDFNVIHIAYSYGSTSFLNLIGLQALNNNEVLGDTIVSSTYSDISFYPAMLDANDDIEENGQIWFNSSYGMMYYNGVYGSYNFKGGDWQNATDKYLGLRISINGKWHYGWARLDITSNGTAFIIKDYAYESSPETQIWAGVKSSSVLDDPTKAIQVFSGPNNLIIKTNGVHVDGNQVNIFNSVGQKMQTVDINSRKNIISLGDFTPGVYIVNMTVAGQPLSKKFIVR, encoded by the coding sequence ATGAAAAAAGAAAAGTTTACACAATCATCTTTGGAATCTAAACTTAAAACCTATTCAGCCATAGCAGCAGGAGTGGTGGCTGCCACTTCCGTTTCAAATGCGCAAATCGTCTATACCGATGTTAATCCTGATGTCATGTTAAGTGATAGTTCATATATGATTGATTTGAATCAGGATGCAGTTGGAGACTTCAATGTGATTCATATAGCATATAGCTATGGATCTACTTCATTTCTTAATTTAATTGGTTTACAGGCATTAAATAATAATGAAGTTTTAGGTGATACCATTGTAAGCTCTACTTATTCCGACATATCGTTTTATCCTGCAATGCTGGATGCCAATGACGATATTGAGGAAAATGGACAAATTTGGTTCAATAGTTCGTATGGAATGATGTACTACAATGGTGTTTATGGAAGTTATAATTTCAAAGGTGGCGACTGGCAAAATGCAACTGATAAATATTTAGGATTGCGAATAAGCATCAATGGTAAATGGCATTATGGTTGGGCAAGACTGGATATTACATCCAATGGAACAGCTTTTATTATTAAGGATTATGCTTACGAAAGCTCACCTGAAACACAGATTTGGGCTGGTGTTAAAAGTTCATCTGTTTTAGACGATCCAACAAAAGCCATCCAGGTATTTAGCGGACCCAATAATTTGATTATAAAAACAAATGGTGTTCATGTCGATGGAAATCAAGTAAATATATTCAATTCTGTCGGACAAAAAATGCAAACTGTTGATATTAATTCCAGAAAAAATATTATTAGTCTTGGAGACTTTACTCCCGGGGTTTATATCGTGAACATGACTGTAGCTGGTCAGCCATTATCCAAAAAATTTATCGTAAGATAA
- a CDS encoding nitroreductase, translating to MSFLELAKKRYSCRDYLNKEVEVDKLKSVLEAGRIAPSAANRQPWIFIVIRNPEIRKMLHDTYKRDWFTNAPVIIVACGNHEQSWVRTSDSKDHCDVDISIALDHMTLAATEVGLASCWICAFDAKMCHELLELPAHIEPIALLPMGYPVDEADTERHIRQRKAFEDVVFWERYP from the coding sequence ATGTCTTTTCTAGAATTAGCAAAAAAAAGATACTCTTGCAGAGATTATCTGAACAAAGAAGTTGAGGTAGACAAATTAAAATCAGTATTGGAAGCTGGGCGTATTGCTCCTTCAGCTGCTAACCGGCAACCTTGGATTTTTATAGTCATACGAAATCCTGAAATTCGTAAAATGCTGCACGATACATATAAAAGAGATTGGTTTACCAACGCCCCAGTCATTATCGTTGCTTGTGGAAATCATGAACAAAGTTGGGTGAGAACCAGTGATTCAAAAGATCATTGCGATGTGGATATCTCTATTGCATTGGATCACATGACATTAGCCGCCACAGAAGTTGGATTAGCTAGCTGCTGGATTTGTGCTTTTGATGCAAAAATGTGTCACGAATTATTGGAATTACCAGCTCATATTGAGCCCATTGCCTTACTTCCAATGGGTTATCCTGTTGATGAGGCAGATACTGAAAGACATATCAGGCAAAGAAAAGCATTTGAAGATGTTGTGTTTTGGGAGAGGTATCCTTGA
- a CDS encoding saccharopine dehydrogenase — MKIIVLGSGLVGAPMAMDLAKDHQFQVSIADKSQSQLDRVPTDFPIQKWVRDLSDTNQLKELVKDFDLVLNAVPGFMGFQTLKSIIEVGKDVVDISFFPEDPFQLHQLALEKNVIAIMDCGVAPGMSYILAAYAAKKMDKCERIAIYVGGLPKIRIQPFEYKAVFSPIDVIEEYTRPSRFKQNNEIVIKPALSDLESMDFDGIGTLEAFNSDGLRSLLQTIDCPDMIEKTLRYPGHVDKMKFLREMGLFSENVIDVNGVSIRPIDLTAKLMFPMWELKAGEEDLTVMKIIVSGQIGGKTKTYTYYLFDSFDTTTQVHSMARTTGYTATMAVRMLAASLYSKRGISPPEYIGDYPECVQFLLDGLKERNVVYRESIREE, encoded by the coding sequence ATGAAAATAATTGTATTGGGTTCAGGGCTGGTGGGAGCTCCTATGGCCATGGATTTGGCCAAAGATCATCAATTTCAAGTAAGCATTGCAGATAAAAGTCAATCGCAACTTGACAGAGTTCCTACAGATTTTCCAATTCAAAAATGGGTAAGGGATCTATCAGATACAAATCAATTGAAAGAACTAGTAAAGGATTTTGATTTGGTTTTGAATGCAGTCCCTGGTTTTATGGGGTTTCAAACACTTAAATCTATTATAGAGGTTGGAAAAGATGTCGTAGATATTTCCTTTTTTCCTGAAGATCCTTTCCAATTGCATCAATTGGCTTTAGAAAAAAATGTAATTGCCATCATGGATTGTGGTGTAGCTCCCGGAATGAGTTACATACTAGCCGCTTATGCAGCAAAAAAAATGGATAAATGCGAAAGAATTGCCATTTATGTTGGTGGATTACCAAAAATCCGAATACAACCTTTCGAATACAAAGCGGTCTTCTCTCCTATTGATGTAATTGAAGAATACACACGGCCCTCGCGTTTTAAGCAAAACAATGAAATTGTCATTAAACCTGCTCTTTCTGATTTAGAATCGATGGATTTTGATGGAATAGGCACGCTTGAAGCATTTAATAGCGATGGTTTGCGGTCCTTACTTCAAACGATTGATTGTCCTGATATGATCGAAAAAACATTGCGCTATCCTGGTCATGTTGACAAAATGAAGTTTTTGAGAGAAATGGGTTTATTCAGTGAAAATGTAATTGATGTAAACGGTGTTTCTATCCGACCGATTGACTTAACTGCTAAGTTGATGTTTCCTATGTGGGAATTGAAAGCTGGAGAAGAAGATCTGACTGTGATGAAAATCATTGTATCAGGCCAAATTGGAGGTAAAACAAAAACCTATACCTATTATTTATTTGATTCGTTCGATACAACTACCCAGGTTCATTCAATGGCACGAACAACAGGCTATACAGCTACTATGGCTGTGCGAATGCTTGCTGCCAGCTTGTATAGTAAAAGAGGAATAAGTCCACCTGAATATATAGGAGACTATCCCGAATGTGTTCAGTTTTTACTCGATGGATTAAAAGAAAGGAATGTGGTTTATAGGGAGAGTATTCGTGAAGAATAG